From the genome of Chania multitudinisentens RB-25, one region includes:
- a CDS encoding fatty acid desaturase family protein, translating into MPDTTPLPPLAFQRENGHINQVLVRASQAYLAQRGDHRFADGGMFAKVLVLILLCAFCYYASLRQHNGWAYFGWYAGFIFSAMMLTVNVVHDASHNAFFKRASLNHWLNFFVSMPLGLDADCWRVRHVIFHHAYNNIEGYDPDIEANGVLRQTPFQRRKAFMRVQQYYWPLVAALTFPYYIWLFDWLDRAGKTRITPKMRLQGAQGWGMFLLSKLAHFTLALVIPLWLMSPVLGITTVLLVYLLSQMLSSLVFVMLIVGTHWAKARFYQAPAVQHGWYQHVFSTTFDWQTSPQWLGYWLGGANLHLTHHLFPHWSHRHYPALARIIADVAAQYGLDYQCLDLKTLLVLQQRFLAAMGRKP; encoded by the coding sequence ATGCCGGATACGACGCCGCTGCCCCCGTTGGCTTTTCAGCGTGAGAACGGGCATATCAACCAAGTGTTGGTGCGCGCCAGTCAGGCCTATCTGGCGCAACGGGGCGATCACCGTTTTGCCGACGGCGGGATGTTCGCCAAGGTGCTGGTGCTGATCCTGCTGTGTGCCTTCTGCTATTACGCCAGTTTGCGGCAACACAACGGTTGGGCCTATTTCGGCTGGTATGCCGGTTTTATCTTTTCCGCCATGATGCTGACGGTTAACGTGGTGCATGACGCTTCACACAACGCCTTTTTCAAACGAGCGAGCCTGAACCACTGGCTGAACTTTTTTGTCAGTATGCCATTAGGATTGGATGCCGATTGCTGGCGCGTGCGGCATGTTATTTTTCACCATGCTTACAATAATATCGAAGGTTACGACCCCGATATTGAAGCTAACGGCGTGCTGCGGCAAACCCCGTTCCAGCGCCGCAAAGCCTTTATGCGGGTGCAGCAATATTATTGGCCGCTTGTGGCCGCGCTGACCTTCCCGTACTACATCTGGCTATTTGATTGGCTGGATCGGGCTGGGAAAACGCGTATTACCCCTAAAATGCGGCTTCAGGGGGCGCAAGGCTGGGGGATGTTTCTGCTGAGTAAACTGGCTCATTTCACCTTGGCATTGGTAATACCCCTGTGGCTGATGTCGCCCGTGCTGGGTATCACGACCGTCTTGCTGGTTTATTTGTTGAGCCAGATGCTGTCGTCACTGGTGTTTGTCATGCTGATCGTTGGCACTCATTGGGCGAAAGCACGGTTTTATCAGGCTCCGGCGGTACAACATGGTTGGTATCAGCACGTGTTTTCCACCACTTTTGACTGGCAGACTTCCCCGCAATGGCTGGGGTATTGGCTGGGCGGGGCCAATCTGCATCTGACTCATCATCTCTTCCCCCACTGGAGCCACCGGCATTATCCAGCGTTGGCCAGAATCATTGCCGACGTAGCTGCGCAATATGGTTTGGATTATCAGTGCCTGGATCTGAAAACATTACTGGTATTGCAGCAGCGTTTTCTGGCGGCAATGGGGCGCAAACCGTAG
- a CDS encoding aspartate aminotransferase family protein: MEQPIAVTRQSFDDWMVPVYAPADFILVQGEGSQVWDQQGKSYIDFAGGIAVNALGHAHPQVKATLIEQAGKLWHLGNGYTNEPVLRLAKQLIDATFADKVFFCNSGAEANEAALKLARKYALDNSGSEKNQIVAFNNAFHGRTLFTVSAGGQPKYSQDFAPLPGGIIHTPFNDLAAAAEVINAQTCAVIVEPIQGEGGVLPADPLFLQGLRELCDRHGALLIFDEVQTGVGRTGHLYAYMQYAVVPDILTTAKALGGGFPIGAMLTTNRLATTLSVGTHGTTYGGNPLAAAVAGMVFSLINTPAVLEGVKQRHQWFIDGLNQINQQYPIFAEIRGGGLLIGCVLNKDFAGKAKQITQLANEEGVIALIAGPDVVRFTPSLIIPEQDVKEGLARFARAIARICS, encoded by the coding sequence ATGGAACAGCCAATTGCAGTTACCCGTCAGTCTTTCGATGACTGGATGGTACCGGTATATGCCCCTGCTGATTTTATTCTTGTGCAGGGCGAAGGTTCACAGGTTTGGGATCAACAAGGTAAATCTTACATTGATTTTGCCGGCGGGATCGCCGTGAACGCTTTGGGGCATGCGCATCCACAGGTGAAAGCCACGTTGATTGAGCAGGCAGGCAAGCTATGGCACCTAGGCAACGGTTATACCAATGAACCCGTGCTGCGGTTGGCAAAACAGCTGATTGACGCCACCTTTGCCGACAAAGTCTTTTTCTGTAATTCCGGGGCGGAAGCCAACGAAGCCGCGCTGAAATTGGCGCGCAAATATGCTCTGGATAATAGCGGTAGCGAAAAGAACCAGATTGTGGCGTTCAATAATGCTTTCCATGGCCGCACGTTGTTTACCGTTTCAGCAGGTGGCCAACCGAAGTATTCGCAGGATTTTGCCCCCTTGCCCGGTGGAATTATCCATACGCCGTTTAACGATTTGGCCGCAGCGGCAGAAGTGATTAATGCACAAACCTGTGCGGTGATCGTTGAGCCAATCCAGGGGGAAGGGGGGGTATTGCCAGCCGATCCGCTGTTCCTGCAAGGGCTGCGTGAGCTGTGCGACCGCCATGGTGCACTGCTGATTTTTGACGAGGTGCAAACCGGCGTGGGCCGCACCGGGCATCTGTATGCTTATATGCAGTATGCGGTGGTGCCAGATATCCTGACCACTGCGAAAGCGTTGGGGGGCGGTTTCCCGATTGGCGCCATGCTCACCACCAACAGGCTGGCAACAACGTTGAGCGTTGGTACGCATGGCACGACCTACGGCGGTAACCCACTGGCGGCTGCCGTAGCCGGGATGGTGTTCTCGCTGATTAATACCCCGGCAGTGCTGGAAGGGGTAAAACAGCGCCACCAGTGGTTTATTGATGGGTTGAACCAGATCAATCAGCAGTACCCGATTTTTGCGGAGATTCGCGGTGGTGGCTTGCTGATCGGGTGCGTACTGAATAAGGATTTTGCAGGCAAAGCCAAACAGATCACCCAACTGGCCAACGAAGAAGGGGTGATTGCCCTGATCGCAGGCCCGGATGTGGTGCGCTTTACCCCTTCACTGATCATCCCAGAACAGGATGTGAAAGAAGGGTTGGCGCGATTCGCACGTGCTATTGCGCGAATTTGCAGTTGA
- a CDS encoding PLP-dependent aminotransferase family protein: MTRYEQLAQQVREQIQSGVWRAGDKLPSLRESGKRAGLSLMTVVQAYQLLESQGWIVARPQSGYYVAAHAQPLPQVVRSEKLLLSEQVDINTFIFDVLQACKDPEIVPFGSAFPDATLFMQPKLARALSGVARKFTPHNSLANLPPGNEALRRHIAQRYVLSGIQVVPDEIVITAGAMESLNLSLQAVTQPGDYVAIESPAFYGALQALERLRLKAVAIATHPQDGIDLDSLQQALEQYPIRACWLMTNFQNPQGATMPQKNKQRLVSLLHERQISLIEDDVYGELYFAADRPLPAKALDSDGQILHCSSFSKCLAPGFRVGWVAAGRYAPQIQRLQLLSTVSTSVPMQMAIADYLLHGGYDTHLRRLRRLLALRQSVMSQAIAHYFPPTVKVSQPVGGYFLWLELRPEQSAMVLYQRALAEGVSIAPGRMFTTSNHFDHCFRLNASFDWSDKHETAIKTLARLIRELEPVV, from the coding sequence ATGACCAGATACGAACAACTTGCCCAGCAGGTGCGCGAACAAATCCAGAGTGGGGTATGGCGTGCCGGTGATAAGCTGCCTTCGCTACGCGAAAGTGGTAAACGCGCCGGGCTGAGTTTGATGACGGTGGTACAAGCTTACCAATTGCTGGAAAGCCAGGGCTGGATTGTTGCCCGGCCACAGTCCGGTTATTACGTGGCTGCCCATGCTCAGCCACTGCCGCAGGTGGTGCGTAGTGAAAAGCTGTTATTGAGTGAACAGGTTGATATCAACACCTTTATTTTCGACGTGTTACAGGCGTGTAAAGACCCAGAGATTGTGCCATTTGGTTCTGCTTTTCCTGATGCTACGCTGTTTATGCAGCCAAAGTTGGCGCGAGCATTGAGCGGTGTGGCACGCAAATTCACCCCACACAACTCGTTAGCCAATCTGCCGCCAGGGAATGAGGCCTTGCGTCGCCATATTGCCCAGCGTTACGTATTGAGTGGCATACAGGTGGTGCCGGATGAGATCGTGATCACTGCCGGTGCGATGGAGTCACTGAACCTCAGTCTACAGGCGGTGACGCAGCCGGGTGACTATGTGGCGATTGAATCTCCGGCATTTTATGGCGCGTTACAGGCCTTGGAACGCCTGCGGTTGAAGGCAGTGGCGATTGCCACTCATCCGCAAGATGGCATCGATCTGGATTCGTTACAGCAAGCGCTGGAGCAGTACCCGATCAGAGCCTGCTGGTTGATGACCAATTTCCAGAATCCACAGGGCGCCACTATGCCCCAGAAGAACAAGCAACGCTTGGTCAGCTTGCTGCATGAGCGCCAGATCTCATTGATTGAAGATGATGTGTACGGTGAACTGTACTTTGCCGCCGATCGCCCGCTGCCAGCCAAAGCGCTGGACAGTGATGGCCAGATTCTGCATTGCTCGTCGTTTTCCAAATGCCTGGCACCGGGGTTCCGTGTGGGTTGGGTGGCGGCTGGGCGCTATGCGCCACAGATCCAGCGGCTGCAATTGTTGAGTACCGTTTCAACCAGCGTACCCATGCAAATGGCGATCGCGGATTACCTGCTGCACGGCGGGTATGATACCCATTTGCGCCGCTTACGCCGTTTGCTGGCTTTGCGGCAAAGTGTGATGAGCCAGGCGATTGCCCATTATTTCCCGCCAACGGTCAAAGTCAGCCAACCGGTTGGCGGTTATTTTTTGTGGCTGGAATTGCGGCCTGAGCAATCTGCCATGGTGCTGTATCAACGCGCACTGGCCGAGGGGGTCAGTATTGCCCCTGGGCGGATGTTTACCACCAGCAACCATTTTGACCACTGTTTCCGCTTGAATGCGTCTTTCGACTGGAGCGACAAACATGAAACGGCGATCAAGACGTTAGCCAGACTGATCCGAGAATTGGAGCCGGTGGTATAG
- a CDS encoding sterol desaturase family protein yields MIELVIPIVFMLCVVLGEALLLQRRNRGSVDWHDVIFNLNSGHIMLWLFRGLEIACYGYVVTHYNQGWLSDWPAAAVWLFTLLAWDFGFYWLHRLHHRFRLLWAVHVVHHQGENFNLSLGVRNSWYSSLTSIPFFMLLALAGVPLAVFITVSILHYGIQLFNHNALTPRLGFLEKILVTPAHHRVHHVNDLAYSNRNFGGSFIFWDKLFGTFGPALPTEPFAYGVRGDKSSVNPFWASNLPFLRYFRLPFQPSAKAARFHCAAGCMVSGTLLLFALVLGYVYRYGYGYDGLVAEQAALFVLLALGAMALGGMAEGRYWGVGVWFAVALAFPLLLVLLLAWHQPYWLMVSGMIALHGSAVAVGWGRRLPRLSEEKTHG; encoded by the coding sequence GTGATCGAGCTTGTAATACCGATTGTATTTATGCTGTGTGTGGTGCTGGGCGAGGCGCTGCTGTTGCAACGCAGAAATCGGGGCAGCGTGGATTGGCACGATGTGATCTTCAACCTCAATTCCGGGCACATCATGTTGTGGTTGTTCCGTGGCCTGGAGATCGCCTGCTACGGTTATGTGGTAACCCATTATAATCAGGGTTGGCTGAGCGATTGGCCAGCGGCGGCCGTGTGGCTGTTTACCCTGTTGGCCTGGGATTTTGGTTTTTACTGGTTGCACCGGTTACATCACCGTTTCCGTCTGCTGTGGGCGGTGCATGTGGTGCATCATCAAGGGGAAAACTTCAACCTGTCGCTGGGGGTGCGCAATTCATGGTATTCCTCGTTGACCTCGATCCCGTTCTTTATGCTGCTGGCGCTGGCCGGCGTGCCGCTAGCGGTATTTATTACGGTTTCCATCCTGCACTACGGTATCCAACTGTTTAACCACAATGCGTTGACGCCCCGCCTTGGTTTTCTGGAAAAAATCCTGGTGACTCCGGCGCATCATCGGGTGCACCACGTCAACGATTTGGCTTATTCCAACCGTAATTTTGGCGGCAGCTTTATTTTCTGGGACAAACTGTTCGGAACTTTTGGCCCGGCGTTGCCCACGGAGCCCTTCGCCTATGGCGTGCGTGGGGATAAATCTTCGGTGAACCCGTTCTGGGCCAGCAATCTGCCATTTCTGCGTTATTTCAGGCTGCCTTTCCAGCCTTCGGCCAAGGCTGCGCGTTTCCACTGTGCCGCAGGATGCATGGTCAGCGGTACGCTGCTGCTGTTCGCGCTGGTATTGGGCTATGTTTACCGCTATGGCTATGGTTACGATGGCCTGGTTGCTGAGCAGGCCGCGTTGTTTGTATTGCTGGCGCTTGGCGCAATGGCGCTGGGTGGGATGGCGGAAGGCCGTTATTGGGGTGTGGGGGTTTGGTTCGCTGTTGCGCTGGCGTTTCCTTTACTGCTGGTGCTACTGCTGGCGTGGCATCAGCCTTACTGGCTGATGGTGAGCGGCATGATTGCTTTACACGGTAGCGCCGTTGCGGTTGGCTGGGGCCGCCGCTTGCCCAGGTTGTCGGAGGAAAAAACGCATGGCTGA
- a CDS encoding F390 synthetase-related protein, producing the protein MIPLMTLWHYLRARRLRFSQRAALEAYQARQLRRFARRVLAKSPYFQPYSALPIAEWPQMDKAVMMANFDQMNTAGLRLSALLACAQRAETERDFTPKVGQYSVGLSTGTSGRRGVFVVSPQEQQIWAGGMLAKMLPQGVFAGEKVALFLRADNNLYHSVNNRWLSLTFYDLFAPFAGHLPQLEREQPSIIVAPAQVLCALATEVLRGQIQLRAKRVISVAEVLEPQDRQLLQQVFSEVAEVYQATEGFLAATCSHGTLHLNEEFIHVEPQWIDEQRFTPLITDFTRRTQPVVRYRLDDILVRRAEPCPCGQATMALDRIEGRSDDQLQLPGQQGEPQRVFADLCRRVIANALPAVADYRLVQHGGNRLQLMADCPAVALEDCQRQLIALFEQQGIAVEQLEWQLQAQAIMPQFDAKRRRIVRLAGA; encoded by the coding sequence GTGATCCCGTTGATGACGCTGTGGCATTACCTGCGTGCGCGGCGGCTGCGTTTTTCACAACGTGCGGCGTTGGAAGCGTATCAGGCCCGCCAATTGCGGCGTTTTGCGCGCCGTGTATTGGCAAAAAGCCCTTATTTTCAGCCTTACAGCGCCTTGCCGATCGCCGAGTGGCCGCAGATGGATAAAGCAGTCATGATGGCCAATTTTGACCAGATGAACACCGCTGGCCTGCGACTGAGTGCTCTGTTGGCGTGCGCCCAGCGCGCGGAAACCGAACGTGATTTTACGCCAAAAGTAGGGCAGTACAGCGTTGGGTTATCAACCGGAACTTCTGGGCGGCGCGGCGTGTTCGTTGTCAGCCCTCAGGAACAGCAGATTTGGGCCGGTGGTATGTTGGCGAAAATGTTGCCGCAAGGGGTATTTGCCGGTGAAAAAGTGGCCTTGTTCCTGCGAGCCGATAACAATCTGTACCATAGCGTCAATAACCGCTGGTTGAGTCTGACGTTTTACGATTTGTTCGCGCCTTTTGCCGGGCATTTGCCGCAGCTTGAACGAGAGCAACCCAGCATTATCGTTGCGCCTGCGCAGGTACTTTGTGCCTTGGCGACGGAAGTGCTGCGGGGCCAGATTCAGTTGCGGGCAAAGCGGGTAATCTCGGTGGCTGAAGTGCTGGAGCCGCAGGATCGCCAACTGTTGCAGCAGGTATTTAGCGAAGTGGCGGAAGTGTATCAGGCCACCGAAGGGTTTCTCGCGGCGACCTGTAGCCATGGCACCTTGCACCTTAATGAAGAATTTATCCACGTTGAGCCGCAGTGGATCGACGAACAGCGTTTCACCCCGCTGATCACCGATTTTACCCGCCGCACTCAGCCAGTCGTGCGCTACCGGTTGGACGATATTCTGGTACGGCGCGCTGAGCCTTGCCCTTGTGGGCAGGCCACTATGGCGCTGGATCGTATTGAAGGGCGCAGTGACGATCAACTGCAACTCCCCGGCCAACAAGGCGAACCGCAAAGGGTGTTCGCTGATTTATGTCGCCGGGTGATTGCCAATGCGTTGCCTGCGGTGGCAGATTACCGGCTGGTTCAGCATGGCGGCAACCGGTTGCAACTAATGGCCGATTGCCCGGCCGTAGCGTTAGAGGATTGCCAGCGGCAGCTTATCGCGCTGTTTGAACAGCAGGGGATTGCGGTGGAACAACTGGAGTGGCAGTTGCAGGCGCAGGCGATTATGCCGCAGTTCGACGCCAAACGGCGGCGCATTGTCCGGTTGGCGGGGGCATAA
- a CDS encoding MBL fold metallo-hydrolase encodes MAKITPFEIGYCTHLGCMVLRGSAMRSCKFPSRAYLLEVGERRWLWDTGYASHFQHYTASGVFRLYRQVTPVYFNPDEALAAQLHRLGLMAQDLEAVIISHFHADHIAGLRDFSTLNMICSGEGWQQTRGLRGIAALKRAFVPGLIPEDFEAALQFVESFPQQSLPAALAPFQQGYALPGSAGQIVIVPLPGHAAGHLGAFVQTDEGWRLLASDAAWSPLNYQQLHYPSRLANLIMDNPHSYYQTLGALHQLYLGGSAQIHLCHEGEL; translated from the coding sequence ATGGCTAAAATTACCCCTTTTGAAATCGGCTATTGCACCCATTTGGGTTGCATGGTGCTGCGTGGTTCTGCGATGCGCAGCTGCAAGTTCCCTTCCAGAGCCTATCTGCTGGAAGTGGGGGAACGTCGTTGGCTGTGGGACACCGGTTACGCCAGTCATTTCCAGCATTATACGGCCAGCGGCGTGTTTCGCCTGTATCGGCAGGTGACGCCGGTGTATTTCAACCCTGACGAGGCGCTGGCCGCACAGCTTCATCGCCTGGGGCTAATGGCTCAGGATCTTGAGGCGGTAATTATTTCGCATTTTCATGCCGATCATATTGCTGGCCTGCGCGATTTCAGCACCCTTAACATGATTTGTTCTGGCGAAGGTTGGCAGCAAACCCGCGGCCTGCGTGGTATAGCGGCCTTGAAACGAGCCTTTGTACCGGGGTTGATCCCAGAAGATTTCGAAGCGGCCTTGCAGTTTGTGGAGTCATTCCCGCAGCAGAGCCTGCCCGCTGCGTTGGCACCGTTTCAGCAGGGTTATGCGTTGCCGGGCAGCGCCGGGCAAATCGTTATTGTGCCGCTGCCGGGGCATGCCGCCGGGCACCTTGGCGCGTTTGTGCAAACCGATGAAGGTTGGCGGTTGCTGGCGAGTGACGCCGCCTGGTCGCCGCTGAACTATCAGCAACTGCATTACCCGTCACGCCTGGCTAACCTGATCATGGATAATCCGCACAGCTACTATCAGACGCTTGGCGCACTGCACCAGCTCTATCTTGGCGGATCGGCGCAGATCCACCTGTGCCACGAGGGGGAACTGTGA
- a CDS encoding fatty acid desaturase family protein: MADVLPPLVYPADGEQAFHRELKRRAHAYLSARHDHRFADLTRWFKAIVLLVLCVFFYWLSLRQQQALAFMLGYFAFVMMGMLLNVNVNHDASHNAFARTPWVNRLAGRLVTIPLGVDPDYWRVRHVEYHHVYANVEHYDLDTEENGFFRQTPFQRWRAYMRYQHAYWPLIAALSLPYIALVFDWSDRLGKTPLAAKGILAGRQGWGVFIASKLCHVLVVLAIPLIVGHQQGIGWQTVLLAYLLSQMLASLLVVFLLLGTHWAQAEFYAVPGGGKMPQGWYRHNFATACDWQTSPLWLHHFTGGLNYHLTHHLFPGWNHRHYPALAAILAEVAARHGMDYRCIGYRELLSQQQRFLREMGRQP, from the coding sequence ATGGCTGATGTGTTGCCACCGCTGGTTTACCCGGCGGACGGCGAACAGGCATTCCACCGGGAACTGAAACGCCGGGCGCATGCGTATTTGAGCGCCCGGCACGATCACCGTTTTGCCGATCTGACACGCTGGTTCAAAGCCATCGTGTTGTTGGTGCTGTGCGTGTTTTTCTATTGGCTCAGCCTGCGGCAGCAGCAGGCGCTGGCGTTTATGTTGGGCTACTTTGCATTTGTGATGATGGGCATGTTGCTGAACGTGAACGTCAATCACGACGCTTCGCATAATGCCTTTGCGCGCACGCCGTGGGTGAATCGCCTGGCGGGGCGGTTGGTGACCATTCCGTTGGGTGTCGATCCTGATTACTGGCGGGTGCGGCATGTGGAATATCACCATGTGTATGCCAATGTGGAACATTACGATTTGGATACCGAAGAGAATGGTTTTTTCCGCCAAACCCCTTTCCAACGCTGGCGGGCATATATGCGCTATCAGCATGCTTATTGGCCGTTGATCGCTGCGTTGTCATTGCCCTATATCGCTCTGGTGTTCGATTGGTCGGATCGCTTGGGCAAAACCCCGTTGGCAGCCAAAGGCATTCTGGCCGGGCGCCAGGGCTGGGGCGTATTTATCGCCAGCAAGCTCTGCCACGTGCTGGTGGTGTTAGCGATCCCGCTGATAGTTGGGCATCAGCAGGGCATTGGTTGGCAAACCGTTCTGCTCGCCTATCTGTTGAGCCAGATGCTGGCTTCGCTGCTGGTAGTGTTTTTACTGCTGGGCACCCATTGGGCACAGGCCGAGTTTTACGCCGTGCCGGGGGGCGGTAAAATGCCGCAAGGGTGGTATCGGCACAACTTTGCTACGGCCTGTGATTGGCAAACTTCCCCGCTGTGGTTGCATCATTTTACCGGTGGGTTGAACTACCATTTGACTCACCATCTGTTCCCTGGCTGGAATCACCGTCACTATCCGGCGCTGGCGGCGATCTTGGCCGAGGTTGCTGCACGGCATGGTATGGATTATCGCTGCATTGGTTACCGCGAACTCTTGAGCCAGCAACAGCGTTTTTTGCGTGAAATGGGGCGGCAACCCTGA
- a CDS encoding alpha/beta hydrolase, whose protein sequence is MPKKAFDPSQPAAEHNIAAFLHVLNTSAAKPIEHMRPKEARKTLEATQRSVEVPLRDVEIEEKTIRALGKDLLLHIVRPSRVKGKLPAFMFFHGGGWVSGDFSTHERLVRDLVYHSGAAAVFVNYSASPEAHYPTAIHQAYAATEWVAEFGEKINVDGTRLAVVGNSVGGNMAAVVSLMAKEKAAPALRCQILLWPVTHASFDSESYHQFAEGYFLTRNRMKWFWDNYLPDKALRKEAYASPLNASPEQLQGLPPALVQTAELDVLRDEGEAYARLLNAAGVEVTATRYNGLIHDYGLLNPIAHVPAVHAALHQAGRALKHYLS, encoded by the coding sequence ATGCCTAAGAAAGCCTTTGATCCCAGCCAACCCGCAGCGGAACACAACATTGCCGCTTTTCTGCACGTTTTGAATACCAGTGCGGCTAAACCGATAGAGCACATGAGGCCGAAAGAGGCCCGCAAAACATTGGAAGCCACCCAACGCAGCGTAGAGGTGCCGCTGCGTGACGTTGAGATTGAAGAAAAAACCATTCGCGCGTTAGGAAAAGACCTCCTGTTGCACATCGTGCGCCCTAGCAGAGTGAAGGGGAAATTACCGGCATTTATGTTCTTTCATGGCGGGGGCTGGGTATCAGGTGATTTCTCTACTCATGAACGGCTGGTGCGTGATTTGGTTTATCATTCTGGGGCCGCTGCCGTTTTCGTCAATTACAGCGCGTCACCAGAGGCGCACTATCCCACCGCCATTCATCAGGCTTACGCCGCCACGGAATGGGTGGCAGAATTTGGCGAAAAAATCAATGTTGATGGCACTCGCTTGGCCGTGGTGGGTAACAGCGTTGGCGGCAATATGGCAGCGGTAGTGAGCCTGATGGCCAAAGAGAAAGCCGCTCCGGCATTACGCTGCCAGATCCTGCTGTGGCCGGTGACACACGCCAGTTTTGATAGCGAGTCATATCATCAGTTCGCTGAAGGCTATTTCCTGACACGTAATAGGATGAAATGGTTTTGGGATAATTACCTTCCCGATAAAGCGCTGCGTAAAGAAGCCTACGCCTCTCCCCTCAATGCTTCACCGGAGCAACTGCAAGGTTTGCCACCGGCCCTGGTGCAAACCGCAGAACTGGATGTGCTGCGCGACGAAGGTGAAGCTTATGCCCGCCTGCTGAACGCCGCTGGCGTTGAGGTTACCGCCACCCGGTATAACGGGTTGATCCACGATTATGGTTTGTTAAACCCCATAGCCCATGTTCCAGCGGTACATGCCGCCCTCCACCAGGCCGGGCGGGCATTAAAGCATTATCTGTCTTAA
- the astA gene encoding arginine N-succinyltransferase: MMIIRPIARRDLADLLTLASKSGIGLTSLPQNEATLSARIERALKTWQGELPKSEQCYLFALEDTERQQVVGVSAIEVAVGLSEPWYSFRVGTQVHASKQLNVYKSVPTLFLSNDHTGHSELCTLFLDPDYRHGENGKLLSKVRFLFISAFREHFSRKVIAEMRGFSDEHGRSPFWESVGRHFFSIEFAKADYLSGTGQKAFIAELMPKHPLYVDFLAEDAQKVIGEVHPQTAPARKLLESEGLRYQGYVDIFDGGPTLEAEIDEIRAVKSSKLVKVVLDNAVVGSDAPAYLVANDNYPHYRALLVHAELYDDRLRINAETAAALGVEQGSQVRVITLIAQEKA; this comes from the coding sequence ATGATGATTATTCGCCCTATAGCGCGTCGCGATCTGGCTGATTTACTGACGCTCGCCAGTAAATCCGGTATTGGCCTGACTTCTTTGCCGCAGAATGAAGCGACCCTGTCGGCACGTATTGAACGGGCGTTAAAAACCTGGCAAGGCGAACTGCCGAAAAGTGAACAGTGCTACCTGTTTGCGCTGGAAGACACTGAACGTCAACAAGTGGTTGGCGTGAGTGCCATTGAGGTGGCCGTAGGGTTATCTGAACCTTGGTACAGTTTCCGGGTTGGCACACAGGTTCATGCGTCAAAACAGCTTAATGTGTATAAATCGGTGCCGACGCTGTTTCTGAGTAACGACCATACCGGGCATTCGGAATTGTGTACGCTGTTCCTCGATCCCGACTATCGGCATGGTGAGAACGGTAAACTGCTGTCTAAAGTGCGTTTCCTGTTTATATCGGCGTTCCGCGAGCATTTCTCCCGCAAGGTGATTGCTGAAATGCGTGGTTTTTCCGATGAGCATGGCCGTTCACCGTTTTGGGAAAGCGTGGGCCGCCATTTCTTTTCTATTGAGTTCGCCAAAGCGGATTACCTGAGTGGCACCGGGCAAAAAGCTTTTATCGCCGAGTTGATGCCAAAACACCCGCTGTACGTTGATTTTCTTGCTGAAGATGCTCAGAAGGTGATCGGTGAAGTCCACCCGCAGACGGCCCCGGCGCGCAAATTGCTGGAGTCGGAAGGGCTGCGTTATCAAGGGTATGTTGATATCTTCGACGGTGGCCCAACGCTGGAGGCGGAGATCGACGAAATCCGTGCGGTAAAAAGCAGCAAACTGGTGAAGGTGGTATTGGATAACGCCGTGGTGGGCAGCGATGCCCCAGCGTATCTGGTGGCCAACGATAATTATCCGCATTACCGCGCACTGTTGGTGCATGCCGAATTGTATGACGAC
- a CDS encoding phosphatase PAP2 family protein, with protein MQEVLYRLWQMLLGWGFVGLVYHSADRWQGPGHMLAPGWLDRLIPFNPQAIWLYLSFFLIIPLCYLICPRQRVIWLRSSMQLSALVAGAVYLLWPTTMDYPLNEAHSPSSSLLAALIRVDSAQNCLPSLHIALTVLAVWAAADAQHKWRSVLLMAWGLAIAFSILQLRRHLFIDLLSGAALAMVVGWGCWRMQWMGGKSRQRGKQ; from the coding sequence ATGCAAGAGGTGCTGTACCGCTTATGGCAGATGTTGCTTGGCTGGGGCTTTGTCGGTTTGGTCTACCACAGCGCCGATCGTTGGCAGGGGCCAGGGCATATGCTGGCTCCCGGCTGGCTGGATCGCCTCATTCCTTTCAACCCGCAGGCTATCTGGCTCTACCTGTCGTTTTTTCTCATTATTCCACTGTGCTATCTGATTTGCCCGCGGCAGCGGGTGATTTGGCTCAGAAGCTCAATGCAGCTCAGCGCACTGGTGGCCGGTGCGGTTTATCTGCTGTGGCCGACCACCATGGATTACCCGCTTAACGAGGCCCACTCGCCCAGTTCAAGCTTATTAGCGGCATTAATCCGCGTAGACTCAGCGCAAAACTGCCTGCCTTCTTTACATATCGCCCTGACGGTGTTGGCCGTGTGGGCGGCTGCCGATGCGCAACACAAATGGCGCAGCGTCTTGCTGATGGCGTGGGGGCTGGCGATTGCGTTCTCGATTTTACAACTGCGCCGTCACCTGTTTATTGATCTGCTGAGCGGTGCAGCATTGGCGATGGTGGTAGGATGGGGCTGCTGGCGTATGCAATGGATGGGCGGTAAGAGCCGTCAAAGAGGGAAACAGTGA